The following are encoded together in the Leuconostoc mesenteroides subsp. mesenteroides ATCC 8293 genome:
- a CDS encoding helix-turn-helix domain-containing protein has product MKMNYGATFKRLREDKGLKIVDLEQPSISRSLIGKFEKGHTRISADRLDKLLSDMGVSHDEFLFLGGETNNNYIYMLLREMGVQSGKPQEKKQLEAMILKATNDMRQGRGGISARFIRDFGLMIQGALAEEENLQIYDIDIVKKHVRPAVNFLKQAETWGQIELDIFTLFYFGMSPSDLLILSRLAIKRAKFYTQLRTEKKRLVDIAYTAFNGLLFVDLKGAAEMLTLSEQILSDADQFILDWTGERIRLKFGKGLLMMMQGSVEEGYQLAHSVLTVYEITDQKDKVKYSKEVIEKTRDAVLSGETQKIPRTYSMLL; this is encoded by the coding sequence TGACTTAGAACAGCCTAGCATATCTCGATCACTGATTGGAAAATTTGAAAAAGGGCATACTCGTATTTCAGCGGATCGGCTAGATAAATTATTATCAGATATGGGTGTTAGTCATGATGAATTCTTGTTTCTTGGTGGAGAAACCAACAATAATTATATTTATATGTTGCTCCGTGAAATGGGTGTTCAATCCGGGAAACCACAAGAAAAGAAACAATTAGAAGCAATGATTTTGAAAGCTACAAATGATATGCGTCAAGGTCGTGGCGGTATCAGTGCACGCTTTATACGTGATTTTGGTTTAATGATACAGGGCGCACTTGCCGAAGAAGAGAATTTACAAATATATGACATTGATATTGTGAAAAAACACGTCAGACCAGCAGTTAATTTTTTAAAGCAAGCCGAAACGTGGGGACAAATTGAATTAGATATTTTTACTTTGTTTTATTTTGGTATGTCTCCAAGTGACTTGTTAATTTTAAGCCGTTTAGCTATCAAACGAGCAAAATTTTATACACAGTTACGTACAGAAAAAAAGCGATTAGTAGATATTGCTTATACAGCCTTTAACGGACTGCTTTTTGTAGATCTTAAAGGTGCAGCTGAAATGTTAACCTTATCGGAACAAATATTGAGCGATGCTGACCAGTTTATATTAGATTGGACTGGTGAGCGAATTCGTTTGAAATTTGGAAAGGGTTTATTAATGATGATGCAAGGAAGTGTGGAAGAAGGCTATCAATTAGCTCATTCGGTTCTTACTGTTTACGAAATTACTGACCAAAAAGATAAAGTGAAATATTCCAAAGAAGTTATCGAAAAAACACGAGACGCTGTTTTATCGGGTGAAACGCAAAAAATACCTCGTACATACTCAATGTTGCTTTAA
- a CDS encoding ABC-F family ATP-binding cassette domain-containing protein: protein MALLEISGLSMAYAEKTLYEDAAFELQAGEHMGIVGQNGAGKSTLIKIITGQELPLSGKIEWQKGLKVGYLDQYAEIPEGMTLVDFLHTAYQDLYDKQDRITELYNEYAESLSDKLLERAGRMQEELDAAGFYDVDTKIERVISGLGLEAIGRTRALESMSGGQRAKVILAKLLLENDDVIILDEPTNYLDVAHIEWLEDFLQSFEGSAMIISHDFDFLDKVTNAIIDLSFGKITKFRGSFKKAMRQKDERAEQQLRQYEKQQGEIEKAQKFIAKNKARASTSKQAKSREKMLARMDRVDPPSEALQAKFNFPYVNSQSANALTVNELSVGYVTPVLEPVTFSMTSGQKVVFKGFNGAGKSTLIKSVLGVIPALGGEAEFSPSAVVNYFDQDLEWDNDQKTPLQEMQDRFPKLEPKALRTRLAAAGINAENAQKPMKQLSGGEQTKVKLAIMEMKPSNFLILDEPTNHLDEGTKNALRAAIDKFPGNVIIVSHETSFTKGLGDKELNVAALSYKEEAE, encoded by the coding sequence ATGGCATTATTAGAAATTTCAGGCCTTTCAATGGCCTACGCAGAAAAAACTTTATACGAAGATGCAGCATTTGAATTACAGGCTGGAGAACACATGGGCATTGTTGGCCAAAATGGTGCTGGTAAGTCAACACTTATCAAGATCATTACCGGTCAAGAACTACCTCTCTCTGGTAAAATCGAATGGCAAAAAGGCCTAAAGGTCGGCTATCTAGACCAGTATGCAGAAATTCCTGAGGGAATGACGCTGGTTGATTTTTTGCATACGGCTTATCAAGATTTGTATGACAAACAAGACCGTATTACGGAACTGTACAATGAATATGCAGAGAGCTTATCTGATAAATTGTTAGAACGCGCCGGACGCATGCAAGAAGAGCTAGACGCTGCCGGATTTTATGACGTGGACACCAAAATTGAGCGCGTGATTTCTGGATTGGGATTGGAAGCCATTGGGCGCACTCGGGCACTAGAATCAATGTCTGGTGGGCAACGTGCCAAAGTCATTCTGGCTAAGTTATTGTTAGAAAATGACGACGTTATTATCTTAGATGAACCAACAAACTATCTAGATGTGGCCCATATTGAATGGCTTGAAGATTTCCTACAGTCTTTTGAAGGATCAGCGATGATTATTTCGCATGATTTTGACTTCCTGGATAAGGTAACCAATGCAATAATTGACCTATCGTTTGGTAAAATTACTAAGTTCCGTGGCTCATTTAAAAAGGCAATGCGTCAAAAAGACGAGCGAGCTGAGCAACAGTTACGTCAATATGAAAAGCAACAAGGTGAAATTGAGAAAGCGCAAAAATTTATTGCCAAAAACAAGGCACGTGCGTCAACATCAAAACAAGCCAAGTCACGTGAAAAAATGTTGGCAAGAATGGATCGAGTTGATCCACCGTCAGAGGCATTGCAAGCTAAGTTTAATTTTCCCTATGTTAACTCTCAGTCTGCAAACGCACTAACAGTGAATGAACTTTCTGTTGGTTATGTAACACCTGTTTTGGAGCCGGTGACCTTTTCGATGACATCGGGTCAAAAGGTTGTCTTCAAAGGTTTTAACGGTGCTGGTAAGTCTACACTAATTAAATCTGTTTTGGGTGTTATTCCAGCACTTGGTGGTGAAGCAGAGTTTTCACCATCAGCAGTTGTGAATTACTTTGATCAAGATTTAGAATGGGACAATGATCAAAAAACACCACTGCAAGAAATGCAAGATCGTTTCCCTAAATTGGAGCCGAAAGCTTTACGTACTCGGTTAGCTGCTGCTGGTATTAACGCTGAAAATGCGCAAAAACCAATGAAGCAGCTTTCTGGTGGGGAACAGACCAAAGTTAAGTTGGCCATTATGGAAATGAAACCAAGTAATTTCTTGATTTTAGATGAACCGACAAACCACTTGGATGAAGGCACAAAAAATGCTTTGCGTGCAGCTATCGACAAATTCCCAGGAAACGTGATTATTGTTTCCCACGAAACTAGCTTTACAAAGGGACTAGGAGATAAAGAATTAAACGTTGCCGCATTAAGCTATAAAGAAGAAGCGGAATAA